Part of the Nostoc sp. ATCC 53789 genome, ACCTTCTTTACACAAGATTTGGGTACGTGCGACTACAGAACCTGGGGCGATGGTTAACCCATCGTATACCTCAAGTGTTGTCTGGGTGCTACCTTGGGTGGCATCGGCGGTAATGTCTCGACGAATTACCAAGGATTCCAAAATTACCAGTTGTAAACGTTGAACTTCTGGGTCTTCAGTATCCTCTACTAATTCAATATCTGCTGCCAGGGGTGAAGCATTATGGTCTTGTTCCCCTTCTTGCTCAATTTCCAGCACTAGCTGGGTTCGCAGCAGTTCTACACCTTCAACAGATTTGACACGTTCTGAATCTTTGTAAGGTAGTCTTTGTACCGCTCTTAATTGAATCGATCGCCCGGTTTGTTGACTTACCGATGTAGTGGATGGCACATCTGGATTATCTGGTACGGCAAACTCGACTACTGGACGACTCAATAGGGCAGGGCCTTCTGGTGTCTCCACATACTGGATATAACGCAATTCCGTGGCGACATTGCCTTGGAATTCCTCACCTGGTTGGATGAAGGTGTTATCTCGCCCGATGACTGATTCTGGATCGTCCACCATCAGCAGTTCGCCTGGCTTCACTACGACTTCCCGCAGGATGTCGTTTTTCTGGGTCACTTCTACCACACCACTGTTTTGGCAGAAGATATCTTTCACGACTTCGGTACCAGCTTCGACAAACTGACCGTCTTCCACCAACAGCAAGGAGATATCTTTATTAACTTCGTGGCTTTCTTCAGGAATCCACAACAAGGTACCGCCCTGCACGACTTCATAGCCTAGCTTAGCTTTACCTTTTTTCTGGACTTCTACACCTGCGAATTTTAGGAATCCACCAGTGGTTGTGCGATAGCGGTCATCAATTAACTCAGCGACTACTTGACCATTTTGCACTTTTGTGCCTGGTGTAGCTCGGAGGTTAAATACCTGGTTGTTGCCAGTAGATACTAAGTAGTTATTACGACCTTGAGAACTTTGGACTGTCACGGTTGCCTGGTCTAAAACCACAGAAGCAGTGATAATCTCAATTTCCCTGGTACTCTTACCTGGGGTAGCTTCTGGCAAGCGCACCACACCGCCGTGTAAACTGGCTAATTTGGTTTCTGCTAAAACTCCATTAGCAGCGATCGCATCACCATTTTTCACCACCAATTCTGCACCAGGCGGCAAGTTGTAAACTTCCCCAGACAAAATCCAAATCAAACCACCCCGTGCGGCTGTGGTTGTGGTATTGCCTTGACGGTCGGTTTTTTGCTCTGGAACAACTTCGGCAAATTGCACTTCCCCTGCTAAGTCAGAAGCTACGTCTTTAACTGCTTTTTCTGTATTAGTCCGAGTTGTCCGTCCACCAAGGGCAACCTCTGCCAACAACTGACCTTGTTTTACCTTATTTCCGTCAAATACATATAGTGTTGAACCTTGGGTAAGATGAACCTCTTGGTTCTCTGGAGTAACATCACCTACTTTTGTTGGCTCCAAAAGCATGATGCCATTAGCTTCAACATAGAGGGCATCTTCCCCGTGGCGGGTACGATATGTTCTGGTTTTCAGTTTGCGGGGAAGCTTGACAGTCCCATCAATTTTGGAACGAACTTGTTGCGCCACTTCTCCAGTAAACACCCCACCAGTGTGGAATGTCCGCATGGTTAACTGAGTACCAGGTTCACCGATACTTTGGGCAGCAATAATCCCTACAGCTTCGCCCAAGTCCACCATCTTGGCGTGTGCCAAACTCCAGCCGTAGCAGTGTTGACAGACAGAACGTGCGGCTTCACAAGTTAGGGGCGATCGCACCACAACTTCTCCCACCCCAGACCTTTCAATTTTCTTCGCCAAGTCTTCAGGAATTGGCGAATTGCGGGCTGCAATCAATTCTTTTGTGACCGGATGCACCACATCTTCGCCAATTACCCGTCCCATCAAGCGGGTTCCTAGAGGAATCAAGGTTTTAGCACCTTCTGTCATTGGTCGAATCGCTAGACCTCTAGTGGTGCCGCAGTCAAATTCCCGAATAATTACATCCTGGGATACGTCCACCAAACGGCGGGTGAGATAACCAGAGTCAGCCGTCCGTAAGGCAGTATCCACTAATCCTTTTCTGGCACCGTAAGACGAAATAATGTATTCCGTCACAGTTAGCCCTTCACGGAAGTTGGTTTTGATCGGTAAATCGATAATTTCCCCTTGGGGATCTGCCATCAGTCCCCGCATCCCCACCAACTGCCGGACTTGTGAGATGTTACCCCGTGCCCCGGAGAATGCCATCATATATACGGAGTTCAGGGGATTAGTCTTCTTGAAGTGAACGACTACTTCATCTTTCAACGCTTCACTAGTACCATTCCAAGTATCGATTACCTTTTGGAAGCGTTCTACTTCAGTGATTTCTCCCCGTTGATAACGGGTTTCAGTAGCGCGAATTTCTTCCTCGGCTGCTTCTAAGAGTAATCGCTTAGTTGGTGGTATCATCAAGTCATCTACACTGATGGAAACCCCTGCTTTGGTAGCATAGCGAAATCCCAAATCTTTCAATTTGTCCGCCATCACTGCGGTTCGCGCCGTACCATAATTCGTAAAGGCCCAAGAAATTAAATTTCTCAGTTGACCTTTGTCAACCACGCGATTGCGAAAAATCATTTTTTCGTTAGTCATTAATCATTAGTCCTGAGTCATCAATAATTAATAATTCGTAATACTCGCCAAACGCGAGAAGCAAGCTACGTAATTCGTAATTAATCCTTTAATTACGAATTACGAATTAGAAATTACGAATTAACTTGCTAGTGCTTCCTGAATGGCATTGTTGTAAATAACGCGGCCAGGAGTTGTGTATATATACTGTGAAAGTACATTGCCCTTAGCGTCTTGTCTGACTCGACGGAACTTATAGAGTAATGTGCGGGTACCATCCTCATTTTCCGTCACTTTCACGGGTTCTGTATCCGGTTGGTCTGATTCTATTTCGCCGTCAAACCTTACGTAAATATAGGCGTGCAAGTCAATTTGATCTTGCTGGAAAGCCATAATTACATCTTCCAGCGAAGAAAAGTAATTTCCTGCCCCTTTTGTCGCACCGGGATTTTCTGCAGTTAAATAATAGGCTCCCAATACCATGTCTTGGCTAGGCGTGATGATGGGTTTACCTGTGGCTGGTGACAAAATATTGTTAGAAGCCAACATCAACAACCGTGCTTCAGCCTGACTTTCTAACGACAACGGGACGTGTACCGCCATTTGGTCGCCGTCAAAGTCGGCGTTAAATGCTGGACACACCAGAGGATGCAGTTGAATTGCTCTACCTTCTACCAAAATCGGTTCAAAAGACTGAATACCCAAGCGGTGCAACGTTGGTGCCCGGTTTAGCATTACAGGGTGTCCTTCAATCACCTCTTCCAGCACATCCCAAACACTGGGATCATTGCGGGATATCAGCTTTTTCGCAGCTTTGATGTTATTTACCATCCCGCTACGAATCAGGCGGTTAATTACAAATGGTTGAAATAGCTCAATTGCCATTTCTCTAGGCAAACCGCACTGGTGAATTTTCAGCTTTGGCCCGACCACAATTACCGAACGTCCAGAGTAGTCAACCCGTTTACCTAACAAGTTTTGTCGGAAACGTCCTTGCTTACCCTCAATAATGTCGGACAAAGATTTCAGGGGTCGATTATTTGCCCCTACAACAGTGCGTCCCCGACGGCCATTGTCAATCAAAGCATCCACTGCTTCTTGCAGCATCCGCTTTTCGTTCCGCACAATAATTTCTGGTGCCAAAATTTCTTGCAAGCGTGCCAAACGATTGTTGCGGTTAATTACCCGCCGATACAAATCATTCAAATCGCTCGTGGCAAACCGTCCGCCATCTAGCTGCACCATTGGGCGCAAGTCCGGGGGAATCACGGGAATAACTGCCATTACCATCCACTCTGGTTTAGAACCAGTGGCGATAAAGTTATCAATCACCCGCAGTCGCTTAATTAGCTTGGCTCTCTTTTGTCCCTTAGCGTTGCCAATTTCTTCGCGTAGGCTTTCGGCTTCTTGTTCCAAATTGATATCGGCAAGCAAACGCAACAACGCTTCAGCCCCAATACCTACCTCTACGCCTTGCAGCACAGAATCTTCGCTATAAATTTGGTCTTCTATTTCCAACCACTGATCTTCACTCAGCAGTTGTTTGTAAGTTAAAGTTTCGGCATTACCTGCACTCAGGACAACATAAGAGTTGAAATAGACAATCTGCTCGACATCCCGCAATGGCATATCCAACAGGATGGAAATATAGCTAGGAATGCCTTTGAGATACCAAACGTGAGCTACTGGTGCGGCGAGTTTAATATAGCCCATGCGGTGGCGACGCACCCGTGACTCGGTGACTTCTACCCCACAGCGCTCACAAACAATACCTCTATGACGAACTCTTTTATACTTACCACAATGGCATTCCCAATCTTTCGCTGGGCCAAAAATGCGCTCACAAAATAAGCCATCCATTTCTGGCTTGAGAGTTCGGTAGTTAATCGTCTCTGGCTTGGTAACTTCACCGACTACTTGACCATTAGGCAATGTTCTTTCGCCCCACTGCCGAATGCGTTCGGGGGAAGCCAAGCCGATTTTTACGTAGTCAAACTGATTAGTTTGGGCAGGTCTCATACTTAAGTGCTGAGTTTCGAGTTATGAGTTTTGAGTATATTTAGTTTTACAACATTGGGAACGGGGCATTGGGCATTGGGCATTGGGCATTTTTCCCATTCCCTATGCCCGATGCCCAATTCGCTAATTCTTATTCGTCATCTTCCAGCGATTCGCGGGAAAGAGATTCATAAGTTGGTCGAGGAGGTGTGCGACGGGCTGATTGGTCTGCCATCAAATCGACTTCTACATCTAGGGAACTGCCGTCTGCTTGGGTTTCTACCTTGTGTACAGCAATATCCAACCCTAATGATTGCAACTCGCGCATTAGCACCTTAAAGGATTCTGGGGTTCCAGGTCTAGGAATTGCCTTACCTTTAACGATCGCATTTAACGCTTCATTCCGTCCTTGCATATCGTCAGATTTAACTGTCAGCAATTCCTGTAAGGTGTAAGCTGCACCAAAGGCTTCCAATGCCCACACTTCCATTTCTCCAAACCGTTGACCACCTTGTTGTGCTTTACCACCCAAGGGTTGCTGAGTCACCAGCGAGTATGGGCCTGTAGAACGGGCGTGAATCTTATCATCCACCAAATGCACCAGTTTCAGCATATAAGCCACACCGATGGTAATTGCTCGGTCAAAGGGTTCGCCTGTACGACCGTCATATACCATGATTTTGCCTGGGTTATCTGGGTTATATACCCAGTCTTTCCCTGTTTCGTCTCGTGCTTCTTGCAATTTGCCATGCACGATTCGGCGGGATGTCTCTTCACCGTACATTTCATCAAAGGGAGTAATCTTAAATCGGACTCCCAAGGTCTGACCAGCCCAACCCAAGAGGCATTCAAATACTTGTCCGACGTTCATCCGACTGGGTACACCCAAGGGGTTAAGTACAATGTCCACTGGTGAACCATCGGGTAAATAAGGCATATCTTCTGCTGGTAATATCCGAGAAATAATCCCTTTATTACCGTGCCGTCCTGCCATTTTGTCGCCAACTTGGATTTTGCGTTTTTGGGCAACGTACACCCGGACTACCATATTGGCTCCTGGTGGCAGTTCATCGCCTTGTTCACGAGTAAACAAGCGCACATCAACTACGCGACCTTTTTCACCGTTAGGGACTCGCAGGGAATTGTCGCGCACATCCCGCGCTTTTTCACCGAAAATCGCCCGCAATAGTTTTTCTTCTGGTGGTTGGTCAGATTCACCTTTGGGTGTTACCTTACCCACCAAGATATCTCCAGCTTCTACCCATGCCCCTATACGAATGATTCCCTGTTCATCCAATTGGCGCAAGGCATCTTCCCCGACGTTGGGAATTTCTCTGGTAATTTCTTCTGGCCCCAGTTTTGTCTGTCTAGCTTCAATTTCATATTTTTCAATGTGAATTGAGGTGTAGACATCATCCTGCACCAGTCTTTCAGAGATTAAAATTGCGTCCTCGTAGTTGTAGCCTTCCCAAGGCATGTAGGCAACGACGATATTTTGTCCTAGCGCCAATTCACCGCCTTCGGTGGAGGAGCCGTCAGCCAATACCTGACCAGCAACAACCCGTTCACCAATGCGGACGAGAGGTTTTTGATTTAAACAGGTGTCTTGGTTTGAGCGTTGGTACTTGGAAAGGGTGTATCTAATTTCGGAGGTGTTAGGTTTAGGACGGACGCGAATTTCTGTAGCATCCACATAAGTAACATCGCCATCGGTACGCGATACAACCACCATCCCGGAGTCTCTTGCTCCTTGCGCTTCCAAACCAGTACCCACTAGAGGACGCTCTGGCTTGAGCAGAGGTACTGCTTGCCGTTGCATGTTCGACCCCATCAGCGCTCGGTTAGCGTCATCATGCTCCAAGAAGGGAATCATGCTGGTTGCTACCGACACAATCTGTACGGGAGATACTGCTACGTAGTCCACCTGTTCTGGTGTTGTGGTGGAAAATTCTTGACGATAACGGACTGGCACTAGTGGGCCAATAATGTGCCCAGTTTCATCTACAGGAATATCCCCAGGAGCAACCCGTAGATCGTCTTCTTCATCGGCTGTCATGTAGGCTGGAGGCAAGTCAAATCTGACTCGTCCATTTTCCACAGGTCTAAATGGCGTTTCGAGGAAGCCGTACAGGTTAACCCGCGCATGGGTTGCTAAGGAGCCAATCAATCCGGCGTTGGGGCCTTCTGGTGTCTCAATGGGGCAAATACGCCCATAGTGACTAGGGTGAATATCCCGCACGGCAAAACCGGCGCGTTCGCGGGTTAAACCACCAGGGCCAAGGGCGCTCAGACGGCGTTTGTGGGTCAGTTCTGCCAGAGGATTGGTTTGATCCATGAACTGACTTAACTGGCTGGAACCAAAGAATTCTTTAATTGCTGCTACCAATGGTTTGGGGTTCACCAAGGAAGCAGGGGTTAGCACTTCGGCATCGGATACGGTCATCCGTTCCCGAATGATTCTCTCTAGGCGGTTTAAGCCTACTCTTACTTGGTTTTGCAGCAATTCACCGACGCTTCTAACTCGACGGTTCCCTAAGTGGTCAATGTCATCGATGTTACCGATGTCATACTCTAGGTTAATTAGGTAATCTACGGCTGCCAAAATATCGCCAGCAGTCAACACCCGCATGGTGTCTGGGACTGAAAGACGCAATTTCTTGTTGAGTTTGTACCGTCCAACGCGACCAAGGTCATAACGTTTCGGGTCAAAGAAACGAGAATCTAAGAGTTGTTGTCCACCTAAGACCGTGGGTGGTTCACCGGGACGCAGTTTCCGATATAACTCCATCAGGGCTTCTTCTTCAGAAAATTGCCCTTCTTTTTCGATGGTTTTTTGGAAATATTCGGGGTGGCGTAAAGCGTCAAAGATTTCGTTGTCTGATAACCCTAAAGCTTTTAGTAGTACCTGCGCTGAGAGTTTGCGGGTTTTGTCGATACGTACCCACACCAAATCGTTACGGTCTGTTTCAAATTTCAGCCATGCTCCCCGGTTAGGAATTAAGCTAGCTGAATAAGTACGTCGCCCGTTTTTGTCGATTTCTGATTTGTAATAAACGCCTGGCGATCGCACGATTTGGTTGACAATTACCCGTTCGGCTCCGTTAATAATGAACGTGCCGCGATCGGTCATCAAAGGCAAGTCACCAATGAATACCTCTTGCTCTTTGATTTCCCCGGTTTCCTTATTAATCAACCGTGTGGGAACATACATTTGGACGGCATAAGTACTATCCCGCCGCTTGGCTTCTTCGACGCTATACTTTGGCTCTTTGAGTTTGTAGTTATGACCCAAAAAGTGCAATTCTAATTTGCCCGTATAATCTGTAATAGGACTAAAGGAGTTAAGTTCTTCTATCAGCCCTTCTTCCAAAAACCAGCGAAAGCTCGATCGCTGGATTTCAATCAAGTCGGGCAACAGAAAGGCGGGTTCCATGTATGTTTCTTTAGTCATGCCTCTTCCTTTGTCAACCTGGTAAAATTTTCCCTTGGACACTGCTGTTTTACGCTTCCCACTGCTAGTCAGTGTCCTTAGTTGTTTGGGAACTTTTGACACACTTGCTATTTACAGGTGTGGGCAAACGCAGCGATTAAAGCTGGAATGAGCAATTTGGACAAGGGTATAATTGCCCCTAATCGGGTACTTAGACACCAAAAACTCACTATAGTCTTGATTTAAGAAGAATATACAGTTGAGATATTCCTGAGTTTTATCTACGTTCTTCATTTCCCCTCCAAAAAGCGCGTTAATTTGCTGACGCAGCTCTAGACGGTGTGTTTTAAATCCACCCGGCTATTTATACTCTCAGTGATATCTTAGATATCCTAAGACTGAGGGAACGATCCGCACCTTGTCGGTTTTGAATCAGAATTACTTCGTTTTGCTGGATTGTACTCACAAGGCAATTTCGTTTAAGGATTTTGTATAGGTTAAATACACAGAAGCCGATGTTGTGCAAAATAAAGTCTAGCTCAACCTGGTTTGGCACGGTTAGTCATGTGTGGAGAGCATCCGCTTGTAGAGATTTGGAGGATGGCCAAGCCGATAACATCATTTGAAAATTAGGCTCAGAAATTTTAGGTTCCTTCCTTTATCATTATGGCGCACGCAAAATGTTTTTGAGGGAATAATATTAGCATATTTTTGTCCCCCTAGAGTTTTATTTTTTTAGCACAACTGAATAAAAGTGATTAAAGCCCACTTTTATATTGACAGACCAAATAATTCACAGGCGTTTTGGGTGGTTTGATGGGCGATCGCTTCTACCGTTTCTTGACGCAGTTTCGCTACTTGCTCGGCTACATAAAGCACGTAGGCGGGCTCATTACGCCTTTGTCCCCGTTTAGGAACTGGGGCGAGAAATGGGCAGTCTGTTTCAATCAGTAGGCGATCGCTACTCACCATCGCAGCTGATGATTGGATCGCTTTGGCATTTTTGAACGTTACCGTCCCGCTAAAGCTGATGTAGAAGCCTAAATCGAGAAACCATTGGGTTTCTTCTGGCGTTCCTCCCCAGCAATGCATAACACCGCGCACTCTTTCTCCCTTAAGTTCCCGCCATTTTTGCAACACTTCTCTGGTTGCTACAGCAGCATCACGGCAGTGGATAATTACTGGTAAATTGAGCTCAGATGCGATCGCTAGCTGTGACTCAAATACCAAAAGCTGATGCTCATAGTTATCAGCTTTGTAAAAATCCAGCCCCATTTCCCCAATTGCTACCACATTCGAGTCAGAACTAGCTAAAGTTTTGATTGTCTCGGCTGTTTCGCTATTCCATTTCTCAGCATCTAGAGGATGTAATCCCACGGCAAAGCTGATTTCAGGAAACTGGTGTGCTATGGATTGAATGGTGGAAAACTCACCTGGGTGAACACAGGAATGTACTAAACGCACTACTCCTGCTTCTTGCCACCGCGATCGCACTGTTGCTAAATCCGGCTGAAAAGTATCAAAGTTGAGATGAACGTGCGT contains:
- a CDS encoding TatD family hydrolase → MQLIDTHVHLNFDTFQPDLATVRSRWQEAGVVRLVHSCVHPGEFSTIQSIAHQFPEISFAVGLHPLDAEKWNSETAETIKTLASSDSNVVAIGEMGLDFYKADNYEHQLLVFESQLAIASELNLPVIIHCRDAAVATREVLQKWRELKGERVRGVMHCWGGTPEETQWFLDLGFYISFSGTVTFKNAKAIQSSAAMVSSDRLLIETDCPFLAPVPKRGQRRNEPAYVLYVAEQVAKLRQETVEAIAHQTTQNACELFGLSI
- a CDS encoding DNA-directed RNA polymerase subunit gamma yields the protein MRPAQTNQFDYVKIGLASPERIRQWGERTLPNGQVVGEVTKPETINYRTLKPEMDGLFCERIFGPAKDWECHCGKYKRVRHRGIVCERCGVEVTESRVRRHRMGYIKLAAPVAHVWYLKGIPSYISILLDMPLRDVEQIVYFNSYVVLSAGNAETLTYKQLLSEDQWLEIEDQIYSEDSVLQGVEVGIGAEALLRLLADINLEQEAESLREEIGNAKGQKRAKLIKRLRVIDNFIATGSKPEWMVMAVIPVIPPDLRPMVQLDGGRFATSDLNDLYRRVINRNNRLARLQEILAPEIIVRNEKRMLQEAVDALIDNGRRGRTVVGANNRPLKSLSDIIEGKQGRFRQNLLGKRVDYSGRSVIVVGPKLKIHQCGLPREMAIELFQPFVINRLIRSGMVNNIKAAKKLISRNDPSVWDVLEEVIEGHPVMLNRAPTLHRLGIQSFEPILVEGRAIQLHPLVCPAFNADFDGDQMAVHVPLSLESQAEARLLMLASNNILSPATGKPIITPSQDMVLGAYYLTAENPGATKGAGNYFSSLEDVIMAFQQDQIDLHAYIYVRFDGEIESDQPDTEPVKVTENEDGTRTLLYKFRRVRQDAKGNVLSQYIYTTPGRVIYNNAIQEALAS
- the rpoB gene encoding DNA-directed RNA polymerase subunit beta: MTKETYMEPAFLLPDLIEIQRSSFRWFLEEGLIEELNSFSPITDYTGKLELHFLGHNYKLKEPKYSVEEAKRRDSTYAVQMYVPTRLINKETGEIKEQEVFIGDLPLMTDRGTFIINGAERVIVNQIVRSPGVYYKSEIDKNGRRTYSASLIPNRGAWLKFETDRNDLVWVRIDKTRKLSAQVLLKALGLSDNEIFDALRHPEYFQKTIEKEGQFSEEEALMELYRKLRPGEPPTVLGGQQLLDSRFFDPKRYDLGRVGRYKLNKKLRLSVPDTMRVLTAGDILAAVDYLINLEYDIGNIDDIDHLGNRRVRSVGELLQNQVRVGLNRLERIIRERMTVSDAEVLTPASLVNPKPLVAAIKEFFGSSQLSQFMDQTNPLAELTHKRRLSALGPGGLTRERAGFAVRDIHPSHYGRICPIETPEGPNAGLIGSLATHARVNLYGFLETPFRPVENGRVRFDLPPAYMTADEEDDLRVAPGDIPVDETGHIIGPLVPVRYRQEFSTTTPEQVDYVAVSPVQIVSVATSMIPFLEHDDANRALMGSNMQRQAVPLLKPERPLVGTGLEAQGARDSGMVVVSRTDGDVTYVDATEIRVRPKPNTSEIRYTLSKYQRSNQDTCLNQKPLVRIGERVVAGQVLADGSSTEGGELALGQNIVVAYMPWEGYNYEDAILISERLVQDDVYTSIHIEKYEIEARQTKLGPEEITREIPNVGEDALRQLDEQGIIRIGAWVEAGDILVGKVTPKGESDQPPEEKLLRAIFGEKARDVRDNSLRVPNGEKGRVVDVRLFTREQGDELPPGANMVVRVYVAQKRKIQVGDKMAGRHGNKGIISRILPAEDMPYLPDGSPVDIVLNPLGVPSRMNVGQVFECLLGWAGQTLGVRFKITPFDEMYGEETSRRIVHGKLQEARDETGKDWVYNPDNPGKIMVYDGRTGEPFDRAITIGVAYMLKLVHLVDDKIHARSTGPYSLVTQQPLGGKAQQGGQRFGEMEVWALEAFGAAYTLQELLTVKSDDMQGRNEALNAIVKGKAIPRPGTPESFKVLMRELQSLGLDIAVHKVETQADGSSLDVEVDLMADQSARRTPPRPTYESLSRESLEDDE
- a CDS encoding DNA-directed RNA polymerase subunit beta'' yields the protein MTNEKMIFRNRVVDKGQLRNLISWAFTNYGTARTAVMADKLKDLGFRYATKAGVSISVDDLMIPPTKRLLLEAAEEEIRATETRYQRGEITEVERFQKVIDTWNGTSEALKDEVVVHFKKTNPLNSVYMMAFSGARGNISQVRQLVGMRGLMADPQGEIIDLPIKTNFREGLTVTEYIISSYGARKGLVDTALRTADSGYLTRRLVDVSQDVIIREFDCGTTRGLAIRPMTEGAKTLIPLGTRLMGRVIGEDVVHPVTKELIAARNSPIPEDLAKKIERSGVGEVVVRSPLTCEAARSVCQHCYGWSLAHAKMVDLGEAVGIIAAQSIGEPGTQLTMRTFHTGGVFTGEVAQQVRSKIDGTVKLPRKLKTRTYRTRHGEDALYVEANGIMLLEPTKVGDVTPENQEVHLTQGSTLYVFDGNKVKQGQLLAEVALGGRTTRTNTEKAVKDVASDLAGEVQFAEVVPEQKTDRQGNTTTTAARGGLIWILSGEVYNLPPGAELVVKNGDAIAANGVLAETKLASLHGGVVRLPEATPGKSTREIEIITASVVLDQATVTVQSSQGRNNYLVSTGNNQVFNLRATPGTKVQNGQVVAELIDDRYRTTTGGFLKFAGVEVQKKGKAKLGYEVVQGGTLLWIPEESHEVNKDISLLLVEDGQFVEAGTEVVKDIFCQNSGVVEVTQKNDILREVVVKPGELLMVDDPESVIGRDNTFIQPGEEFQGNVATELRYIQYVETPEGPALLSRPVVEFAVPDNPDVPSTTSVSQQTGRSIQLRAVQRLPYKDSERVKSVEGVELLRTQLVLEIEQEGEQDHNASPLAADIELVEDTEDPEVQRLQLVILESLVIRRDITADATQGSTQTTLEVYDGLTIAPGSVVARTQILCKEGGEVRGVRKGTENVRRCLVLRDADRLTINTSTQPKVKVGDLLVEGTEVAPGVFAPESGQVVDIKNAAASGGESALSTKNYVVTTRIGRPYRVSPGAVLQIEDGDLVQRGDNLVLLVFERAKTGDIIQGLPRIEELLEARKPKEACILCRRGGEVKVVYAESGDEAIAIKVVESNGVVTDYPLGPGQNLIVPDGSIVLAGQPLTDGPSNPHEILEIFFSLGSEDGIYACASLALQKVQTFLVNEVQMVYQSQGIDISDKHIEVIVRQMTNKVRIDDGGDTTMLPGELVELRQVEQVNEAMAITGGARAQYTPVLLGITKASLNTDSFISAASFQETTRVLTEAAIEGKSDWLRGLKENVIIGRLIPAGTGYNTYEEPGAIDDYAAEISSSVLDEVDDPLDMVLDDRTARTYNLDSPTLGESGFGSRRAERSVLDDEDELIADEVVDDDDFEEEEEDDEDDFDDE